GCTGCCTGCTTGTCATTGCTCTCGAAAATACTCTGTTTTACTTCCAGAATCCGTACATTTCCCATTGATAATCTCCATTTCTGATGTAACATTTTTGTTTCGTCTGTTACTTATAGATAAATTCTATCATTTAATAGTGGTGATGTCAATAAATTCTGGTCATACCAGTGTGCCAATTATTTATATTTTGTTTAGAATTATCTTTTTTCTTCCATTTCTTAAACAATTTTCTGTCTGCTCGCAAACCCATCCTTCTTAAATTCTGAATTTAACATCTCTGCTTTCACCGGCGTCACACGGATCAAATGCATCGGCTGCGGTAATTTTTTCAGTGCATCTATTGGAATCTTTTTAAATTCTGCTGCCGCAACATATTCGTCCGAAAATGGCTCTATGATCTGTGCTTTGCCTGATTACCTGCATTGCCATACCACTTGCTGTCGGCGCACTGGCATCTCTTCTTACCAAAAACAGCATGGAAAACTTTGCAATGCTAAACAAACCTGCTTTTGCTCCACCGGGTTTTCTGTTTCCGGTAGTCTGGACAATTCTGTATGTTCTGATGGGAATCGCATCTTATCTGGTGGTCACATCACAAAAGCCCACTGGTAACGCTCTGACCGTATACGGCATCCAGCTTGTGTTTAACTTTTTCTGGTCCATTTTCTTTTTTAATTTTGGGCTATGTCTGTTTGCTTTTATCTGGCTCGTGCTGCTGTGGCTTCTGATCTTATTGACAGCAATTCTGTTTTACCCGATTTCAAAGCCAGCCGGATATCTGATGATCCCCTATCTGCTTTGGGTGACTTTTGCAGGATACTTAAATCTGGGGATCTGTCTGCTGAACGGATAAGCGCAACAAAAAAGCCTGCTGGCTTTTTTTTAAGTCAGCAGGCTCTTGCATCATTCATATCCTGTTTTTTATTTCGTGTCTTATTTTTTATCACTTACCCCTTTACACTACCAAGAGCAACACCCTGTACGATATGTTTTGATAAAAACAGATATACAATAATAACCGGGAAGATGGAGAATGCGATCATCACATATACCTGCCCCATATCAAATTTAAGCCAGTCAGCTCCACGTAACTGCGCGATCAAGATAGGCAGTGTCTTTTTCTTGTCATCGTGCAGGATCAATGCCGGTGTGAAGTAGTTATTCCAGCTGCTTACAAAAGTAAAGATCATCTGTACGGCGATCGCCGGCTTCATTAATGGCATTACGATAGAGTTAAATGTACGAAACTCCCCGGAGCCATCAATGCGGGCTGCCTCGATCAGTGACAACGGCAGTGTGCTCTCCATATACTGTTTCATATAGAAAAAAGTAACCGGAGCTGCAATTGCAGGCACAATCAGAGGAATAAAAGAATCTTCCAGATGCATACCAGATACAAGTTTGATAAATCCAAGTGCAGTTACCTGTGTCGGAATCATCATAACCATTAAAATAAATGGATAAATATATTTTTTCAGTTTGAAATCATACGCATGGATCGCATAAGCTGTCATCGTTGAAAAATACACACCAAGTACTGCACCGCATGCTGAAATGATCAGGCTGTTGAACATACCATTCCAAACCGGAAGTGTTCCGTTTCTTAAGTTCTTCCAGTTTTCCCACAAATGACTGCTTGGAACCAGTGTAAAACCGGACTGCATCTCACCATTTGATCTGGTTGCATTGATAAATAATACATAAAACCAGAATAAACACAAAACAGAAACAATCGCCAATACAACATATGCAATAAATCTCCTTGCATGAATACCTACGCCTTTTTTCAAATTACGATTTTCATTCATGATCTTCACCCCTTCCTCTTATCATTGCCGGTAATCTTAAATACGATCAGACTTAAAATACCTGTAATGATAAACAGAATAACTGACAATGCACCAGCCATACCATAGTTCTTACTGTAGAGATGTTTATTTAAGAACATAATCAGTGTCATAGTAGAACGCATCGGATCACCGGTTCCATTGGTTAAGATCTGTGGAACATCGAATAACTGTAAACCACCGATCAGAGATGTGATGACCACATATACAAGGATCGGACGTAACAGCGGTAACGTGATCTGCCAGAATACCTGGGAAGAAGTTGCTCCATCGACTTCTGCTGCCTCAAATAAAGAAGTATCGATACCCATCATACCAGCCATCAGAAGGATCGTTGTATTACCAAACCACATCAGGCAGTTCATCAGTGCGATCAGTCCTCTTGCACTTCCCGCATTTGATAAAAATTTATATGGTGTATCAATAAATCCGATCTGCATCAGCATTGAGTTGATCGGTCCTCCATCGGAAAACAAGGTAAAGAACAACATGGAAAATGCGGATGCCATGATCAGGTTTGGAAGATATACGACCGTTTTAAAGAAACGTGTTCCTTTTAATTTGAGACGCACATCCGAAAACCATGCCCCAAGTACAAGCGATAAAATAATCTGCGGTACGAAGCACATGATCCACAATAACAGAGTATTTTTGGTATAAATCCAGATATCTCCATCGGAGAAGAGTTTTTGATAATTTTCAAATCCGACAAACCTTGGTCCAACCTGTGTTAATCCTGACATATAGTTTTCAAAGAAACTGTTGTAAATAGTGCTGACCAATGGGATCAACTGAAAAATAACATATACTACAATAAAAGGAATCAAAAAGATATATCCCCATTTATTGTACTTTACTACCTTTCCACTGCTTTTTTTCATAACAGCCCAACCTCCTTTTTCAGAGTATATTTTCTCATCCACAGAGCTCACAGCATCCCTCACTTTTCTTCTGTGTAAACATGCTGTCAGCTTTGCGCTAATGGTTTTACATAATAAACCGCACCTGCCTTCCTTACGATCTGGCAGGCGCAGTTTCATTCATAGTAACAGAACTTAGTGTGAAAAATACATTTTTCACACGCAAGATTTGTGCTTCGCACAAACTTGTGATGCGCTTAAAAACAGCGCAAGAATGGAGATTAATATGTCAATTCCGGATATTTCTCTAAAACTGATTTGTAGAACAGATCTAATGCTTCTTCTTTCGTTGCACTTCCTTCGAAGTAGTTCTTCATTGCATGCTGGAACTCTTCGTTACAACCCTGATCGTAGGAAGAAAGATTGCTTAAATCAAGTTTGGAAACTCCTGAGCTGTAAATGCCAAGTGGATTCTGTCCGCCTAAGATCTTGCTTGAGTAAGAGCTGTCTGCCATCTCAGCAATTACGTCCTGATTGTTTACGAAGTCATCATCTTTCTCAATGATATCTTTCATAACGTCATCATTGGTTGTCATCTGAAGCATGATATCTTTTACAAGGCTCTGGTTATCAGTTCCATTGGCTGCACAGATCCATGTACCACCCCAGAAGAAGCCCTGAGGTCCTTCCGTTGCGCCCCAGCCACCATTGTAACCGATACTGCCTTCTGTATCTGCTGCCATTGAGAAGTTTACTAACCATGCAGGTCCAAAGTAGCAGAATACATTTCCTTCCGGATAGAAACCTTTCTTCCAGTCATCACTCCACAGATCATATGTTCCTGTCTCACCTGCATCTACAAGCTCTTTGGAATCATCCACCCATTTCATAATGTTGTCATCAATATTGATCTTGCCGTCAACAACCCATTTTGAAGTGACGTTATTAGAATATACACGGAAAGTATCGTTTGCGGAAGATGTGATTGTGTAACCGGCATCTTTCATTTTCTTTGCTGTATCATTAAATGTATCCCAGTCTTTTACATAATTCTGAACCTCAGCAGGATCATCCGAACCTAATACTTCTTTTGCTGCATCTCTGTTATAGAATAATACGCCAGGGCAGCCCTGCCAGGAAAGACCTTTTAATACACCGTTGGAATCTGTAACAACATCTTTGGTGTACTGGTACTGTTTGGAAAGATCAGCATCGGTAATTCCAAGATCTGTAACTGCCATTGTGTAATCTGTATCAACATATTTTAATGCGTAATCGGCTTCTACCAGAAAGATATCGATCTTGTCATCTGCTGCTGCATCTGCCTGTTTTAATAAGGTTGCATCCAGATTGTTCTGATATGCCATATCATCACTTGGGGTAATGTTCCATTTTACAATTACATCACCGATCGTTCCTGTAGTTGCATCCACCTCTGTATATCCTGGATAATGATCTGTCAGACGACTCTTAAATTCCTCGTTCCAGCAGTAAATATTAAGTACCTTTCCTTCATCAGAAGTACCTGCCTGTGCATCTGTGTTTTCTGCTTCTGTTGCCGGAGCATTTTCATCTGTGGCTGTTGCATCGCTGCCAGTTGCTTCTGCAGCATTGTCGCTCTTTGTGTCATTGCTGCCTGCTGCATTTCCGCCACAGCCTGTCAATAATGTTGCTCCCATCGCTGCTACGAGCATCATACTTACAATTCTTCGTTTCATCTACTTTTCCTCCCTTTTCGAAATTCCTCTGGAACACTTATTTTCTTTTGTGTTCCTATCTCGTTTACAAGTGATATATTAACTGATTTTAATTTTGCATTATACTAAATCGCTTGAAAAAATGTCAGATTCATGACATAATGAGACAACCAGACGAAAGATGTACAAATCTGCAAATGAAATGATATTTTCATTTGAAAACAGTACAAGAATGGAGCTAATCATGGAACTTTCAAAAGAGTGGTATCACACAGAATTAGTCAACAGTGAATACGATATGCTGCACCGTTCCCCGACGGTAGAGTATTCTTTTTATAATGCGGTCAAAACAGGGGATATGGAAACTGTGATACGGAATTGCAAAGAAGATGCTTTTATTGACCTAAAAGGTACAGGAGTGCTTTCCCGCAATCCGCTTACGAATATCAAATATCATTTTGTTGTCACTACCGCCATGATCACACGCTATTGCATTGACGGTGGATTAGAACCGGAACAGGCTTACCGCCTGAGTGATTTTTATATTTTAAAAATGGATTCCTGTACCTCGATACGCCAGGTGGCAGACCTGCATCATGAAATGGTAAAAGATTTTACCGGAAAAATGGTTCTTCAGAAAAAAAGTTCAATTCTCTCAAAGCCTGTCATGCAGTGTGTCGACTACATCTACACGCACATCAAAGAACGCATTACCATCAATATTCTGGCTGAATATACCGGGCTGTCCGAGAGTTATCTGTCCCGTGTTTTTAAACAGAACCTTGGTATATCCATCAGTGACTATATCCGTGAAAAAAAAATTGAGAAAGCGACACATCTGCTGCGCTATTCCGATAAGCCGATCGTTGATATTGCAAATTATCTCTCCTTTTCCTCACAGAGCCATTTTATCCAGATTTTTGAAAACTATACCGGACTGACACCAAAGAAATACCGGGACAAATATTACAAATCCATGTGGTGACAGTCCGGTTTTTGCACTACTCACTTAAAACAACATCAATTCTGTGACATTTCCCAGAATTGAGTGTTTCGATCACTTTCTTACTAAGCCGTACCCCATATTCCGGCTCTGTTTCTAAAATGATCTGATCATCACACACTGCCTGTCTGATCTGACCATCTCTGCTGCTCTGTTTTTTGGGATTATGCAGTATGATATGGAATTTCTTACCTGCAAACTCCAGCTGCAGCCCTGCATCGCCTTTTTCGTCAAACTGCTCCGGCAGCAGGGACGGTGCGATCACAAGGTCGCCGAGTTTTCCTTTTACGCCAAAGACCTCCGTGATCATGGTTAACATATACCAGCTTGCCGCACCTGTCAGATATGCATAAAGTCCTCTTCCATCATTATCAAAATACTCCGGCAGTCCCGGATACATTTTACTGTTTTCAAAATTCATGGCTGCATCAAGCAGTGTCTGCAGTACTTTATGTCCCTCTGATACAAATCCCCTCTGATACAGTGCATTTGAATACATGACCGCCATATGTGAAAATACTGCTCCGTTTTCCTTTTCGCCATAGGCAAATCCAAACATTCTTCCAAGATCAAATTTTTCTTCTTTAAAGTCTGTATTCAGACGATAGCCACCGGCTTTTTTATCAAACAGATATCTGTCTGCACTCTTACATACTGCTTTTATCTGTTCCTCACCGGCGGTACCGCTCATGATCGCAAACACCTGTCCGGTCAGCATCATACGGACATCCCGATCTTTGCTGTACTCGACTGCATTTCCATGATTATCATAATATCCGTTAAACCAGCCCATACCATCTTCTGCACTGATCCATTCTTTTGATCTGATATGCTGCATCAGCCACTCTGCTTTTCCAAGCAGATTTTTTCTGATCTGTTCCACTGAAATAAGGATCGTCCCGCCTTTTATGTTATGTGCACAAAGACTGGTGTATTTTTCTAACAATTCCTGTTTTTTATCCGGACTTTCATATAAATCTGTTCCGTCTGCAAGCAGATATTTCATCTCTTCCGCCACTTCGATCCTGCTGATGCCTGTCTCTGCTTCCAGATGTTTCAGGCACTCTGCAATATCTTTCAGATTTCCAGCATATGCACAGGTAAATGCCACACTTTCGCCCCTTTCCCATGCCATATCAAGCGCATCGTTCCAGTCTGCACCGTGCAGTCTCATCTCATTATGATCCCCGACATCATAAAAAGCACACAGATTCTGAAGCAAAATATGTTCTAAGATCGTTCCAAAATAAACGTTGCCGCCCTCCGTGCGCTGTTTATTTCCATACGCATGATCCCACGCATTATCATGTGCAGTACCTCTCTTTGCCTGAAGATCTTTAAAATAAGTAACTTTTTCCAGTAAAATATTAAGATCTCCGGTCTGATCCAGATATAATTTCGTTGTTACAAACGGCCAGAACGCATGATCCATCCAGACACGGGTAATGTTATTACGGTCAGCAATAAATTCTCCCTGTCTGCTTCCAATGATCGTTGCATTTGTTCCATCTATCCGGACACCGCCATAATTGTCCACAATCATCTGACGCACCACAGACGGCTCCATGATAAGCAGGGCAAGACAGTCCTGCCAGAGATCTCTCCAGCCGCGTCCGCCTTTTCCATAATCATGATACGGTAAAAAAGAGCATCCAAAGATCCTTCTTAAAACCGGCTGAAAGCAGATCCATTTCAGATAATTATCAACTGCTGTATCACCTGTTGCAAAATCGACATTTACTTTGTCAGTCCAGTGCTTTTTTACCGTTTCAAGTGCTGCTTCCACCTGCTTTTTCGTACGGTAAGCTGCTGTCTGTTTTTCGATCTGCTCCCTTTCTTCCGAAATTCCTGCGAGAATCAGATACGCTGCTGATTCCTGTGGTTTTAAAGTAACCGACGCAAAACGCATTCCTCCTGCTGCCTCTTTTCCCTGCAGTTTCGTTCCAGCCGGCACGCCATCCTTCACAGTCCGCACAGTTTCCGGTATCAGATAACTTCCGCCCTCTCCGATAAACATTTCCGTTGTCGGATAAAATGTCTCCGGTGCCTCGCCTTCTCCTGTCGACCCATAGACAAAATATGTCGTCTGGTTCTTCTGGTGTCCTCTTTCATCAAAAGAAAGTACCGGACATACTTCCACGCCATACATCTTTGTCTCGATTCTATGTAAAAGTGATGTCACATGACGGTGATCCCTGATATTGTCTGCACTCCGTCCATAAACCGGAATCACCGCCATCGGTGTGATTTTCTGCTCATACTCTGCTGTATTGGTAAGTTCTACCATCATTACTTCCATTGCACCATCTAAAGTCACAAAGGAAGTCGTCTCTGCTTTTACCCCATACTCTTTTGATATTCTTGTCAGTTTCTGCCACATAAATCCGGCTTCTAAGGTGCTTTCATCCTGATCTTTCGTAAACTTTTCCGCTTCCTGTTTTGCAGAAGAACCACAGACAGACCAACAGCCTTTATCTTCGATCCGGCACCAGAAATTTCTTGTATTGCGGTTATTATGTAAGTTTTCAATACTGACCGGTTCTAACAGAAAATGATTCTGATCTGTCTTGCTGTCCCCTCCAAGATTCGGCGTAATGCTCGATTTCAATCCCGTCTCTCCTGCCAGCGGAAGGTACAGACCACTATAATTTTCCGGATTGTGAATACGGAAAGCTCCATTTTTATCTATAAATTCAACTTGTTTCATGATACTCCTCATTTCTGCGCACATTTTCCCAGCATAACGAATTTGTGTCAGGTGCACGCTGACACAAATTCTGCGTATAAAAAGACTTCTTTACTTATTTTGTCTTATGACATGATCAGTTCCACTTCTGTTGTCTCTGTAAGTACAGACTGTGGAATATAATTGTCCTCCATTTCCTGACCATTAACGAATAGTTTTTTGTATCCGCGCTCTGCATGTCCCGGATTTTTTACTGTAATGTGCAGATGGCAGCCTCTGAAATCTTTATCGATTTCAAACATTTCCCATTCTTTCGAAACAGCCGGTGCAATGCGAAGTCCATAAAGATCCGGGCGCATGCCAAGGATTCCCTCTACACACCCTACCATAACCGTGGAAGCTGTTCCTGTCAGCCAGTGCACATGCGACCGTCCAAAATTCGGACTATCCTTTCCTTCGGTAAACTGACCATAACAGTATGGCTCTAATTTTCGGATCTCTGCCCTGTCATTCTGTGCTGCCGGTGCATTTTCCATAAAATAGGAAAATGCTCTCTCTCCATGTCCTCTCAATGCTTCCGCAAGGATGATCCACCCCTGTGACTGAGAAAAAATACCGGCATTTTCTTTGGTGCCAGCGTTATAAATAACTGCAAGCGCCCCATCAAATGCATGTGCATGATATGGCGGATCCATCAGAATTGCTCCATATTCCGTGTTTAACCTGTCATATACCTGCTGCAATGCACAGTCTGCCTGCTTTTCATCTGCAAGTCCGCTGATCACCGCCCAGCTCTGCGGATTTAACCACATGTTCGCTTCCGGATCGGTACGCTTTCCGATTGTCTTACCATCCTCTGTGAAACCACGGATAAATCTGTCCTCATCCCAGCAGAGTTTCTGGATCAGCTCTCCCAATTTTTTCTGCTCTTCATTCAGAAATGCAATATATGCCTCATCTTTCTTATATTCTGCAAAAATACGCAGGATCGTCATCGCATAATAAAACTGCAGGGCAACAAATGTTGATTCCCCATCTTTTCCAAGACGCAGGCAGTCATTCCAGTCTGCATAAAGCCCTGCCGGCAGTCCATGCCCTCCAAGATGTTTCATGGAAAAATCTATTGCACGCTTCAGATGCTCGTAAACCGTTCCCTCGTCTTTATTCGCAAACGGGATCACCTCATCGATAAACGCCACGTCACCGGTTTCCGAAACATATTTGTACACGGTTGGGAACAGCCAGAGTGCATCATCCGCACGATATGCAGGATGCCCTGTCTCCTGTACATAAGAGGCATCGTCCGGTGTATCCTCATGTCCCGGATTATGTGTAAATTTGACTAATGGCAATCCGCCTCCATTGTCCACCTGGGCCGAGAGCATAAAGCGGATCTTTTCGACTGCCATCTCCGGTGCAAGATGGATCACGCCCTGAATATCCTGCACGGTATCACGGTAACCATACCCATTCCTCAGTCCACAATAAGTAAAGGATGCAGCCCTTGACCAGATAAATGTCATAAAACAGTTATACGCATTCCATGTATTGAGCATGGTATTAAATTCTTCACTCGGTGTCTTTACCTGAAAATGAGAAAATTTTTCATGCCAGTATGCGGTCAGTTCCGCAAGTTCTTTTTTGCACACTTCTGCTGTATTCCCATATCCTGCTATGATTTTTGCCGCCTCATCATCCTCTTTCATTCCGACTAAAAATGCGATATTCTTTGTCTCCCCCGGATTCAGATGCAGTACCGTTGAAATAGCACCACAGCCGTTTTCATTGTAATTCCCTTTATTATTTAAAACACCATCTTCCACACCTTTGGGATTCCCATATCCATGATATCTGCCAAGGAACTCTTCCTTATCGCCACACCAGGATGTTACGGCTGTGCCCGCAAGTCCAAAGAACCGGCTCACCACGGTCTTATGGTCAATTTCTTTTCCTTTTTCAATCATATCAAGATTGGCATGGATCATCTGGCGCACACGGTTCTCACAAAAAACAGTCCTTGTGATGAACTGTGAATACTGCAGATTGACCTGATCCTGTTCATAATTGCTGTTATTCGTAAACTCTGCATAACCGGTCACAGTAAGTTTTCTTTCTTTTTCAGAATCATTGGTAACACTCAGATTCCAAACTTCATAAGACTGGTTTAACGGTACATAATAACATACCTCAGAACTGATCCCGGCATATGCCGCTTTCATTTTTGTGTAAGCAGTCCCATGATGGCACTCGCTCTTATAATGCTCTAAATCTTTTCCCACCGGCTGCCAGGAAGCTGACCAGTAATCTTTACTCTCATTGTCCCTGATGTAAATATATCTGCCCGGTTCATCAAACTGGTTAAATACATATCTTAAAATTCTTCCGTTTGCTCCGGATTTTGCAAAACTATATCCTCCCGCATTATTGGATATGATCGCTCCATACTCCGGTGATCCTAAATAATTTACCCATGGTGCCGGTGTGTCCGGTCTTGTGATCACATATTCTTTTTTATTTTCATCAAAATATCCGTATTTCATAGTAACCTCCATTCTTGTCTCAGTCTTTTTTCTACTGCCATGTTATATTAACAATAAAGGTTCTATGAAAATGGTTATACAAAATACGTCCTTAAAATAACAGATTCATGACCTGTTCTTCCGAAAATATATGAGATACGATTTTCGAATTAAATCTCGTTTCGATATTTCAACGGCGGATTTCCGTACATCTTTTTGAAGCTCCGGATAAAATAACTGACATTTTCATAACCGCACCGCATTGCAACCTCCGTAACAGGAAGTGTAGTCTCCTGCAGTAACTGTCTCGCATGCTCCATGCGTAAATGATTGATATACTGTGAAATAGTAATATGAAAATGTTCTTTAAAATAGCGGGAAATATATTTTTCAGACAAGTGAAACTGGTTTCCAAACTCCTTAAGCGATATTTTCCTTGTAAAGTTCTGCTGTATATACGAAATCATTTCTTTCTCGGTAGTATTTCTGCCACTGGTATTATTTTCTAATATAAAACCACTTTGCAGCACTCTCTTAAAAAACATAAGCAATCTGCTTTTTATCTCAAACTGGATTATCAGGTTGTTCCTATTATCACTCGTATTCTCAGCAATTTTCTGCTCTTTCTGAGTATCAGACAGTGTCAGATCTGAATGTTCCAAAGCGATCAGATTATCGCATATATCACTCAATCCAGCACCAAGCTGTGGTTTTACCATCCGCTTTCCACTTTTCAGCGGTGCCATTACCTCTTTCTCTAATAGATCATTTGATTGAAACGATACATACTCCAATGGGAAAAGTAACGTATAGTAGTCCACTTTTCCTGTCTGCGAACCCATAAAATGCAAATTACCCGGCGATACAACAAATACTTCTCCTGTACTTCCTGTGTAGTTTTCTCCTGATATATTCACATTTAAAACTCCACTTTTTACATATATAATCTCAAGTTCGTCATGCCAGTGCACCGGAATCTGAAAGGAATGGTGGATATTATAGATATGATATAAACTGAAAGGATACTTTTGCGTACCATGTGGTCTGTTTTCTTTTAATTCAAAGTACATAATATCCTCCGCATAAATAATCATTCACAAACAACAGTTTCATCTTACTCCACCAGACGCTTCGTCTTCCATTTCCCTGTTTTCCAGCGGAGCACCATTCCAACCGCTCTGGCACATTCATCACCCGCCATGCCAATATATGCCCCCACAGCAAGCAGCCCTAACCGTATGCCCAAAAAATATGTGCCTCCAACTGCCACCAGATACATAAATATTGCACCCATGATCACAGGGAAAACAGCATCTCCGCTTGTTTTTAATGCCTGTCCATAGACCAGATTCGTTACACGTCCAAATTCGAGGAAAATGTCAACGACAAGCAATTTTACAACCAGATTTATCATCTGTGGATCGTCTGTGAAAATATGTACGATAAAATGTCCAGTCAATGCGAACGTCACAGAAAAACAGGTGGCTGTTATCACTCCATAAATAGCAGCCTTTTTCGTTCCTTTATCACACTCTTCAAATTCTTTTGCCCCAATCCGCCAGCCTGTCATGATGGCATTTGCCTGTGCTAAGGCAGCACCTACACAGTATGAAAAATTTGCAATCTGAAGCGTATAAGAGCGCGCGGTAACATTCATCCCGTCCGCATCCATCTGATTCATAAAACGAACAACAAGCGTCATTGCAATATTATAAAGAGCCGTCTCGCACGCGGATGGAAAACCTATTTTTATGATCTGTCCTAATATTTTGCGTGAGGACTCCCTCTCAGGAGCATTTTTTGCCTTTACCAGCACTGCTCCCATAGCCGCAACCATGATCAGATTTATAACACGCGATATTACTGTGGCGATGGCAACTCCCATAACTCCCCAGTTCATGACAAATAAAAATACAGAATTCAAAATAAAATTAATTATATTTCCTGTGATAGATGCCAAAAGCGACTGCCTGGTATAGCCAAACACCCGAAGATAGCTTGAAAATATAGGTATGAGCGCATTTAAAAAACACGCACCGCCTACGATTTTCAGATAAGTTTCAGCAGGCGTAAACAGAGCCGGTGCAATACTTACTATCTCTAAAATTTTTCCTGAAAAAACAGCTAAAAATACGGACATCATCACTCCGACAACCGCATTAAAAATAAGTCCAAGCTGTCTTGCCTGATATGCAACTCCCGGCTTTCCTGCCCCGATATTCTGTGTCATTACCGCAACCATGCCCGACGATATAACTCCAAACATGATGATAAAAACACCAATATATGTATTTGCCGTACCGACTGCACCAACTGCCTGATCGCTTACCGATGAAAGCATCAGGGTATCAACCATTCCGGAAAGCATATAAAAAAGTGTTTCGAAGCATATTGGTACAAAAAGCTGTGTTAAAGATTTTCTTTGGATTTCCATTTGAACTGCCCTCACATCTGCACTAAATATTTTTCGTTTTTATATTTTCAGCAATAAACTAGAGTTTTTGCGCCATACTAATAATATGACATTTTGCGCCATAATTCTTGTAGTTTTTCACATAATAATTGCACTATTTCTACTTTTTATACAGATAACCATATTAATTCTTTTTGCGGTTTTGTCAATCAAAAATTGAAATATGCTGTTTGACTCTGACATCATCTAACATTGCCCGCCAAATGCTGGTTTGTTTATGAAATAAATCATCTCCCCAAATGGTGTATCGTAGGCTTGTGAGTGGCATCTTGCGCAAAGCCGAAGTAATTTTTGTTCCGTTGTACGAAAATAAGAAAAGTCTAGGTATGCCTGAATTAGATTTTCTCGGAGTGACGTGACCGGCAACAACGAGTCATCCATGACTCGATGCTGCCTTGTTCTGCCATCCGTGGCAGAACATCACTATGTATAGACAGGCACACCAAGATTTTCTAATTTTCTCCCAAAGTCACAAAATTAGCTCCGGCTTTGCGCAAGATTCCAGTCTTCAGGTTATGAACACCATTTTGGTGGGCGGT
The Roseburia rectibacter DNA segment above includes these coding regions:
- a CDS encoding TspO/MBR family protein — encoded protein: MLCLITCIAIPLAVGALASLLTKNSMENFAMLNKPAFAPPGFLFPVVWTILYVLMGIASYLVVTSQKPTGNALTVYGIQLVFNFFWSIFFFNFGLCLFAFIWLVLLWLLILLTAILFYPISKPAGYLMIPYLLWVTFAGYLNLGICLLNG
- a CDS encoding carbohydrate ABC transporter permease, which translates into the protein MNENRNLKKGVGIHARRFIAYVVLAIVSVLCLFWFYVLFINATRSNGEMQSGFTLVPSSHLWENWKNLRNGTLPVWNGMFNSLIISACGAVLGVYFSTMTAYAIHAYDFKLKKYIYPFILMVMMIPTQVTALGFIKLVSGMHLEDSFIPLIVPAIAAPVTFFYMKQYMESTLPLSLIEAARIDGSGEFRTFNSIVMPLMKPAIAVQMIFTFVSSWNNYFTPALILHDDKKKTLPILIAQLRGADWLKFDMGQVYVMIAFSIFPVIIVYLFLSKHIVQGVALGSVKG
- a CDS encoding carbohydrate ABC transporter permease, encoding MKKSSGKVVKYNKWGYIFLIPFIVVYVIFQLIPLVSTIYNSFFENYMSGLTQVGPRFVGFENYQKLFSDGDIWIYTKNTLLLWIMCFVPQIILSLVLGAWFSDVRLKLKGTRFFKTVVYLPNLIMASAFSMLFFTLFSDGGPINSMLMQIGFIDTPYKFLSNAGSARGLIALMNCLMWFGNTTILLMAGMMGIDTSLFEAAEVDGATSSQVFWQITLPLLRPILVYVVITSLIGGLQLFDVPQILTNGTGDPMRSTMTLIMFLNKHLYSKNYGMAGALSVILFIITGILSLIVFKITGNDKRKG
- a CDS encoding type 2 periplasmic-binding domain-containing protein; amino-acid sequence: MKRRIVSMMLVAAMGATLLTGCGGNAAGSNDTKSDNAAEATGSDATATDENAPATEAENTDAQAGTSDEGKVLNIYCWNEEFKSRLTDHYPGYTEVDATTGTIGDVIVKWNITPSDDMAYQNNLDATLLKQADAAADDKIDIFLVEADYALKYVDTDYTMAVTDLGITDADLSKQYQYTKDVVTDSNGVLKGLSWQGCPGVLFYNRDAAKEVLGSDDPAEVQNYVKDWDTFNDTAKKMKDAGYTITSSANDTFRVYSNNVTSKWVVDGKINIDDNIMKWVDDSKELVDAGETGTYDLWSDDWKKGFYPEGNVFCYFGPAWLVNFSMAADTEGSIGYNGGWGATEGPQGFFWGGTWICAANGTDNQSLVKDIMLQMTTNDDVMKDIIEKDDDFVNNQDVIAEMADSSYSSKILGGQNPLGIYSSGVSKLDLSNLSSYDQGCNEEFQHAMKNYFEGSATKEEALDLFYKSVLEKYPELTY
- a CDS encoding helix-turn-helix domain-containing protein: MELSKEWYHTELVNSEYDMLHRSPTVEYSFYNAVKTGDMETVIRNCKEDAFIDLKGTGVLSRNPLTNIKYHFVVTTAMITRYCIDGGLEPEQAYRLSDFYILKMDSCTSIRQVADLHHEMVKDFTGKMVLQKKSSILSKPVMQCVDYIYTHIKERITINILAEYTGLSESYLSRVFKQNLGISISDYIREKKIEKATHLLRYSDKPIVDIANYLSFSSQSHFIQIFENYTGLTPKKYRDKYYKSMW